Proteins co-encoded in one Brassica oleracea var. oleracea cultivar TO1000 chromosome C4, BOL, whole genome shotgun sequence genomic window:
- the LOC106341571 gene encoding CLAVATA3/ESR (CLE)-related protein 4 produces the protein MASFIKLWVCLILLLPELSVHQCRPLVGEERPSDSGNIRKMMRELLRRSEEMKVRSKGEETVLGHTLDSKRLSPGGPDPRHH, from the coding sequence ATGGCAAGTTTCATCAAGTTATGGGTTTGCCTTATCTTGCTTCTACCCGAGCTCTCGGTGCATCAATGCCGGCCACTGGTTGGGGAAGAGAGGCCTTCAGATTCGGGGAACATAAGAAAGATGATGAGAGAACTTCTCAGAAGATCAGAAGAGATGAAGGTGAGATCTAAAGGCGAGGAAACAGTCCTAGGCCATACCCTTGATTCAAAACGACTTAGCCCGGGTGGACCGGACCCTAGACATCACTAA